The Bacteroidota bacterium genome includes a region encoding these proteins:
- a CDS encoding GxxExxY protein codes for MIYEETTHTIIGCCMTVHSKIGCGFQEVIYQRALAIELTKNNVSFVREKEMKIFYDETEIGTRRVDFLIDDIICLELKAVGAFEDYHFVQALNYLEVYNLPMGLLINFGAKSLEFKRIYNKKHPLNKKSLNQPNP; via the coding sequence ATGATTTACGAAGAGACCACTCATACGATTATCGGATGCTGCATGACAGTTCATTCAAAGATAGGCTGTGGTTTTCAGGAAGTGATTTACCAAAGGGCGTTGGCAATTGAGCTTACTAAAAACAACGTTTCTTTTGTTAGAGAAAAGGAAATGAAGATTTTTTACGACGAAACTGAAATTGGAACCCGTCGCGTAGATTTTCTGATTGATGATATAATATGCTTGGAATTAAAAGCCGTAGGAGCATTTGAGGATTATCATTTTGTGCAAGCATTGAATTATCTTGAAGTTTATAACCTGCCTATGGGTTTACTTATTAATTTTGGAGCAAAGAGTTTAGAGTTTAAACGGATATATAATAAAAAACACCCCTTAAACAAAAAATCCTTAAATCAACCCAATCCCTAA